GCCCGCGCCTCCGCGCTCACCGCCCCGTACGCCTCCTGGGGCGACAGACCGCCGAGCGAGGCCAGCAGATACGCCGCCTCCAGCGGGTCCCCGCGCCCCACCGGGTTGGCCACGTCCCGCAGCGTCCCGCCGCCCGCCGCGACCCGCACGCCGGCCGCCCGCAGCAGCCGCACCGGCGCCGCCCCGCGCAGCTCCGTGCCCCCGCAGCCGCCCTGCGGCAGGCACACCACCGTCACCCCGGCCGCCGCGAGCCCGTCCGCGGCCCGGCGGGCCGCCTCGGACGGAAGCCGGGAGAGCCCCGCGCACGGCCCGATCGTCACCCCCGGCCGCAGCCCGCCGGCCATCGCCGCGAGCCGGGCCAGGCGCGCCGGGTCGTCCCCGTCGGTGTGCAGGTCGACCGGGACGCCGTTCTCGGCCGCCACCTCCAGGACCGCCTCCACGTACCCGGCCGGGTCCGGGTCGAGGTCCGGGCAGCCGCCGACCACGCCGGCGCCCATCTTCACCGCGTCCCGCAGCATCGCGAGCCCGTCCGCGCCCGCGACGCCCGTGAGCAGCCGGGGCACGGCGACGGCCGTCAGATCGGCGAGGCCGCGCAGCGAGCGCCGGGCCTGGAGCACGGCCTCCAGCGGGCCGAGCCCCTGGACGTCGCCGATGCGCACGTGCGCGCGGAGCGCCGTCGCGCCGTGGCCGAGCTGGAGCAGCGCCGCTTCGGTGGCCCGCCGCTGCACCTCCTCGGGGGCGTACGAGACGGGTCCCGGGGTGTCGGCGGAGAGCGCGGTGTCGGCGTGGGCGTGGGGTTCGGCGGCGGCGGGCAGCAGCAGATAGCCGGAGAGGTCGACCCTGGCGCCCGCGGCGGGAAGGCTGCCCGCGGTGCCGACGGCCTCGATGCGGCCGCCGACGAGCTTGACGTCCACGGTCCGTCCGTCGGTGAGCCGCGCGTGGGAGAGCAGGAGCGAGGTCGAGTCGGCGGTGGTGGCGGCCCCGTCCTCGGGCGGCTGGGGCTGCTTGCTGTCGGCTGACATCGGGCTCCTCAAGGCTCCTCAAGATCAAGATCACGCAGCGTGGGGCCGAGCCTAGGGGCGCTCGCAGCGCGCTTCGAGGAGGAGCGCAATAGTCGTACCGATGAGGCCACGAGTGGCGTACGGGACGCCTGGTGAGGGCCGCCGCGAGGCCGCGGAGAAACGGATTTGGGTGATGGGCCGGAGACCGTGTAATGTCTTCCTCGCTCGCCCCAATAGCTCAGTCGGTAGAGCGTCTCCATGGTAAGGAGAAGGTCTACGGTTCGATTCCGTATTGGGGCTCTGGTGAGAGGGATCCCGCCTTCGGGCGGGGTCCGGATCATCAAAGCGGTGTAGCTCAGTCGGTAGAGCAAGCGGCTCATAATCGCTGTGTCACCGGTTCAAGTCCGGTCACCGCTACAGACAGTAGCCGATTGTGGGGTCGGTCCTTCGATCGGCTACTCTTCTATGCGTTCATCCGTCCATCCGTCCGTCAAGGAGCACTCACGTGGCTGCCACCGACGTCCGCCCGAAGATCACGCTGGCCTGCGTGGAGTGCAAGGAGCGGAACTACATCACCAAGAAGAACCGGCGTAACAACCCGGACCGTCTTGAGATGAAGAAGCACTGCCCTCGCTGCAACTCGCACACTGCGCACCGCGAGACGCGCTAATCAGGCTCGTACACGAGGCCGTCCCCACTCGGGGGCGGCCTCGTGTCGTTTGTCGGCTCCCCCCGACAGGCATCGGCAACGAATTCAGCAGGAGGTATCGAGTCCATGGCGCTCGACCAGTCCTTCGTGGGCCGGACCTATCCGCCCACCGCGCCCTACGAGGTCGGCCGCGAGAAGATCCGCGAGTTCGCCGAGGCGATCGGTGACGCCAATCCCGCGTACACCGACACCGAGGCGGCCAAGGCGCTCGGACATTCCGATGTGATCGCTCCGCCCACTTTCGTGTTCGCCATCACATTCAAGGCGGCCGGCGCCGTCATCGAGGACCCGCAGCTGGGCCTCGACTACAGCCGCGTCGTCCACGGCGACCAGAAGTTCGCCTACACCCGGCCCGTGCGCGCCGGGGACCGGCTCTCGGTCACCTCCACCATCGAGGCGATCAAGTCCCTCGCCGGCAACGACATCCTCGACATCCGGGGCGAGGTCCACGACGCCTCCGGCGAGCACGTCGTCACCGCCTGGACCAAGCTCGTCTCCCGCGCGCCCGAGGGGGTCTGACCATGACCGCGAAGATCGCCTACGACGAGGTCGAGGTCGGCACCGAGCTGCCCGCGCAGACCTTCCCCGTGACCCGCGCCACGCTCGTGCAGTACGCCGGAGCCTCCGGGGACTTCAACCCGATCCACTGGAACGAGAAGTTCGCGGTCGAGGTCGGCCTCCCGGACGTCATCGCCCACGGCATGTTCACCATGGCCGAGGCGATCCGCGTCGTCACCGACTGGGCCGGCGACCCCGCCGCCGTCGTCGAGTACGGCGTCCGCTTCACCAAGCCGGTCGTCGTCCCCAACGACGACAAGGGCGCCGAGATCGAGGTCTCCGCCAAGGTCGCCGCCAAGCTGGACGACCGGCAGGTGCGGGTCGACATCACGGCCATGAGCGCCGGGCAGAAGGTCCTGGGCATGAGCCGGGCCGTCGTCAGGCTCGCGTAGCACGGCCGGGGAGAACGGGGAGGGGCGGCCGCGGAAAGCGGCCGCCCCGATCCCCTTGACCAAGTTAGTGATTGAGTACTAACTTGGTCGCATGGTCAGGATGAGTGCGGAGGAGCGGCGCGAGAGCGTCATCCGCGCGGCGATGAGCGAATTCAGCCGCGGCGGCTACTACGGCACCTCCACCGAGGCGATCGCCAAGCGCGTCGGTGTCTCGCAGCCGTATCTCTTCCGGCTCTTCCCGGGCAAGAAGGCCATCTTCCTGGCCGCCTCCGAGCGCTGCATCAGCGACACCGTCCGCGTCTTCGAGGAGGCCGCGGAAGGGCTGTCCGGCGAGGAGGCCCTGCACGCCATGGCCAACGCGTACACCCGGATCATCGCCGAGGACCCCGACCGGCTCCTGATGCAGATGCAGGTGTACGTGACCGTCGCCGCCGCCGAGGCGGCCGGTGACCACGAGTTCGGCGAGGCCGTCCGGGCCGGCTGGACGGTGCTCTGGGAGACCGTCCACCTCGCGCTCGGCGCCGAGGCCGAGGAGACCACGACCTTCCTGGCGTACGGGATGCTCATCAACACCCTCGTCGCCATGGGCTTTCCGCCCGAGCACCGGGTCTGGGAGGGGTTCTACCCCTCCGCCCGCCGCCTCGGCCGGCTGGAGAAGTAGCGCCGCCCGCGTTCGCGCGTCCCGGCTTTTTCATGAGCGCGAAAGTTAGTCAGTGATAACTAACATGAGATCTGAGGGGCAGAAATGACTCAGCCAGCAGCCCGCCGCGGTTCCGCCGCCTGGGCCCTCGTCATCACCAGCGTCGCCGGCTTCATGGCGGCCCTCGACAACCTCGTCGTCACCACCGCCCTCCCCTCCATCCGCGAGGACCTCGGGGGAGCGCTGGACGACCTCGAATGGACGGTGAGCGCCTACACCCTCACCTTCGCCGTCCTGCTCATGTTCGGAGCCGCCCTCGGTGACCGCTTCGGCCGTCGCCGGCTCTTCGTCGCCGGCCTCGCCGTCTTCACCGGCGCCTCCGCCGCGGCCGCGCTCGCCCCCGGCATCGACGCCCTGATCGCCGCCCGCGCCGTCCAGGGCGTCGGTGCCGCGATCATGATGCCGCTCACCCTCACCCTGCTCACCGCGGCCGTCCCGGCCGCCAGACGAGGGATGGCCTTCGGTATCTGGGGCGCCGTCAACGGCCTCGCCGTCGCCTCCGGTCCGCTCATCGGCGGCAGCCTCACCGAACACATCTCCTGGCAGTGGATCTTCTGGCTGAACGTCCCGCTCGGCCTCGCCCTCCTGCCGCTCGCCCGGCTGCGCCTCGCCGAGTCGCACGGCGCCGGAGCCCGCCTCGACATCGCCGGCACGCTCCTCGCCAGCGGCGGCCTTTTCGGCATCGTGTACGGGCTGATCCGCGGCCCGATCGACGGCTGGACCTCCGCCTCCGTCCTCACCGGACTGATCGCCGGCTCCGCGCTCATCGGCGGATTCATCCACCACGGCATCCACAACAAGGCGCCGATGCTGCCCATGCGGCTCTTCCGCAACCGCGCCTTCTCCGGCATCAACGCGGCCAGCCTGCTGATGTTCCTCGGCATGTTCGGCTCGATCTTCCTGCTCAGCCAGTACATGCAGGGCGTTCTCGGCTACTCGCCCACCGAGGCGGGGCTGCGGATGCTGCCCTGGACCGGCATGCCGATGATCGTCGCGCCGATCGCGGGCGCCCTCTCCGACCGGATCGGCGGCCGCCCGGTCGTCGCCGCGGGCCTCGCCCTCCAGGCGCTCGGCCTGGCCTGGTTCGCGCTCGTCCTGACGCCCGACGCCTCGTACGCCGTCCAGCTCCCCGCCCTCGTCGTGAGCGGCATCGGCATGGCGCTGTACTTCGCACCCGCGGCCAACCTCGTGATGTCCAGCGTCCGTCCGTCCGAGCAGGGCATCGCGTCCGGTGCCAACAACGCACTGCGCGAGGTCGGCGGCGCGCTCGGCGTCGCCGTGATGGCCTCGATCTTCGCCGCGCAGGGCGGGTACGAGTCGGGCCAGAGCTTCGTCGACGGCCTGGTGCCCGCGCTGTGGGTCGGCGCCGGGGCGGTGGCCCTCGGCGCGGCGGCGGTGCTCTTCGCCCCGTCACGGCGCCAGGAGGCGCGACGGAAGGCGGAGGCACAGGCCGAGGCGCAGACCGAGGCCGGGACGGAGTCCGAAGGCGGGAAGCGACGTCTGATCGACGCGTGACAGCGCCCGCGGCACCGCGCCGTGGCCGGCCCCGCCACCCCCGGCGGGGCCGTCGTCTTTTCTCCTGCCGCGGGCGCGCCCGTACGCTTGAGCCCGTGCAGCAGATCGCAGACGCCCCCCTCGCGCCCCTGACCACCTTCCGGCTCGGCGGGCCCGCCACCCGGCTCGTCACCGCCACCACCGACGACGAGGTGGTCGCCGCCGTCCGTGCGGCCGACGCCGCCGGGACCCCGCTGCTGATCATCGGCGGCGGATCCAACCTGGTCATCGGGGACAAGGGCTTCGACGGCACGGCGCTGCGCATCGCCACCACCGGCTTCCACCTGGACGGCACCCGCCTGGAGCTCGCCGCCGGCGAGGTCTGGACGGACGCCGTGGCCCGGACCGTCGAGGCCGGGCTCGCCGGGATCGAGTGCCTGGCCGGCATCCCCGGCTCGGCCGGCGCGACCCCCATCCAGAACGTCGGCGCCTACGGGCAGGACGTCTCCGCCACCGTCACCGAGGTCGTCGCCTACGACCGGCGCGCCGAGGAGACCGTCACCCTCACGAACGCCGAGTGCGCCTTCTCGTACCGGCACAGCCTCTTCAAGGACCAGCCCGACCGGTACGTCGTGCTGCGGGTCCGCTTCGAGCTCGAGGACGCCGACGGGCTCTCCGCGCCGGTCAAGTACGCCGAGACCGCCCGCACCCTGGGCGTCGAGGCCGGGGACCGGGTGCCGCTGGCCACCGCCCGCGAGACCGTGCTGCGGCTGCGCGCCGGCAAGGGCATGGTCCTGGACCCGGAGGACCACGACACCTGGTCCGCGGGCTCCTTCTTCACCAACCCGATCCTCACGGCGGGGGAGTACGAGACCTTCCTCGCGCGCGTGGCCGGGAGGCTCGGCCCGGACGTCACCCCGCCGGCCTTCCCGGCGGGCGAGGACGGCGCCGTGAAGACCTCGGCGGCCTGGCTGATCGACAAGGCCGGCTTCACCAAGGGGTACGGCTCCGGGCCCGCCCGGATCTCCACCAAGCACACGCTCGCCCTGACCAACCGCGGCGAGGCGACCACCGAGGACCTCCTCGCCCTCGCCCGCGAGGTCGTCGCCGGGGTACGGGACGCCTTCGGGATCACCCTGGTCAACGAGCCGGTGACCGTGGGCGTCGAGCTCTAGGCCGTCGCGAGATCCGGAAGGGACGGCCCAGCGCCTAGTACGCGACGCCGACGCCCTGCCTGACCGTCGCGGGGTCGTCGATCATCGCCAGCATCGCGTGCGCCACGTCCGCGCGGGCCAGCGAGCGGCCCCGGGACGGGGTGCCGCCGACGACCCTGCGGTACCGGCCGGTGCCCGGCTTGTTCGTCAGCTTGGGCGGGCGTACGGAGGTCCAGTCGGCCTCGCTCGCGGCGAGGTCCGACTCCATGACCCGCAGATCGGCGTAGACGTCCTTCAGGACGTTGTTGATGATCGCCAGGACCGCCTTGTCGACCAGGGCCTGGCCGTCCGGGACCGGGCCCAGCGGGGCCGCGCTGACCACCAGGAGCCGGCGCGTCCTCTCGGCCTCCATCGCCGTGAGCACCGAGCGGGTCAGCCGGGCCGCCACGCCCGCGTCCGCCCGGGTCCGGGCGCCGAGGCCCGAGAGCACCGCGTCCCGTCCCGCCACGGCACCGCGCAGGGCCTCCGGGTCGGACAGGTCGGCCCGCAGGACCGTCAGGCGCGTGCCCGTCGCGGTGAGCCGTGCCGGGTCCCGTACCACCGCCGTCACCTCGTGGCCCGAGGCCAGGGCCTGCCGGACGACCTCCTGGCCGATGCCGCCGGTCGCACCGAAGACTGTGAGCTTCATGTCGCACCCTCCCGGGGTGGGTAAGTGTTCACTCACCCCCAGGGTGAGTGGATACTCACTCAGACGTCAAGCGTGGCTGGAGGATGCATGGAACAGAGGCCGACCCGGACCCGGATCGTCGACGCCGCCCGTGACCTCATGCGGACGGCGGGGCTCGCCCGCACCACCACCAAGGAGATCGCCAAGGCGGCCGGCTGCTCGGAAGCCGCGCTCTACAAGTACTTCAGCAGCAAGGAAGAGCTCTTCCTGACCGTCCTGAACGAGCGCCTGCCCCAGCTCGCCGGACTCCTCGGCACGCTCGTCGCCGACCCGGGCGGCCGCACCGTCGAGGAGAACCTCACCGAGGTCGCCCGGCAGGCCGCGCTCTTCTACGAGCAGACCTTCCCGGTCGTCGCCTCCCTCTACGCCGAACCGCAGCTCAAGCGGCGCCACGAGGAGGCCATGCGCACCTACGGCAGCGGCCCCCACAAGCCCATCGAAGGCCTCGCCGCCTATCTCCGCGCCGAGCAGCGGCACGGCCGCATCAGCCCCGACGCCGACCCGGTGGCCGCCGCCTCCCTGCTCCTCGGGGCCTGTGTGCAGCGCTCCTTCGCCTGGGAGATGAGCCCGGACCGCCGGCCCCCGGACTCCCTCGACCACTTCGCGCGCACGCTCGCCCGCACCCTGCTCCGCGGGATCGGCTAGGCGATCCAGTCGTCGATCCCCGCCAGGAGCTTCGCCCTGACGTCCTCCGGCGCCGCCGAGCCCCGCACCGACTGACGGGCCAGCTCCGCCAGCTCCGCGTCCGTGAACCCGTGGTGCCGCCGCGCGATCTCGTACTGGGCGGCGAGGCGCGAGCCGAAGAGGAGCGGGTCGTCGGCGCCCAGGGCCATCGGGACGCCCGCCTCGAAGAGGGTCCGCAGCGGGACGTCCTCGTGCTTCTCGTACACCCCGAGCGCCACGTTCGACGCCGGGCACACCTCGCAGGTCACGCCCTTCTCGGCGAGCTTCCGCAGCAGTCGCGGGTCCTCCGCCGAGCGCACCCCGTGGCCGACCCGCGACGCCCGCAGATCGTCCAGGCAGTCCCGTACCGACGAGGGGCCCGTCAGCTCGCCGCCGTGCGGGGCCGCCAGCAGGCCGCCCTCGCGCGCGATCGCGAAGGCCCGGTCGAAGTCCCGGGCCATGCCCCGCCGCTCGTCGTTGGAGAGCCCGAAGCCGACCACGCCCCGGTCCGCGAACCGCACCGCGAGCCGGGCCAGGGTCCGCGCCTCCAGGGGGTGCTTCATCCGGTTCGCCGCCACCAGGACCCGCATCCCGAGCCCGGTCTCCCGCGAGGCCGAGTCGACCGCGTCCAGGATGATCTCCAGAGCCGGGATCAGACCGCCGAGATGTGGGGCGTACGAGGTGGGGTCGACCTGGATCTCCAGCCACCCCGAGCCGTCCCTGACGTCCTCCTGGGCCGCCTCCCGGACGAGCCGCTGGATGTCCTCCGGCGCGCGCAGGCAGGAGCGGGCGATGTCGTAGAGCCGCTGGAAGCGGAACCAGCCGCGCTCGTCGGTCGCCCTCAGCTTGGGAGGCGTACCGCTGCTCAGCGCCTCCGGGAGATGCACGCCGTACTTGTCGGCCAGCTCGATCAGCGTCGTGGGCCGCATCGAGCCGGTGAAGTGCAGGTGCAGATGGGCCTTGGGCAACAGGGTGAGATCGCGTACATGCTCCATTGGCCGATACTGCCGCACCCGAATGGACGAATACAGTCCGTTTCCCCGATCGGGACCTTGCTAGAACGCAAAAACGGGCCCCCGGTTCCGGAGAACCGGGGGCCCGCAGTCCCCGAATTCGGGGACTGGGATCAGTCCCGCGCCTCGGCGAGCAGCTTCTGGATCCGGGACACGCCCTCCACCAGGTCCTCGTCACCGAGCGCGTACGAGAGCCGCAGGTAGCCCGGGGTGCCGAAGGCCTCGCCCGGGACGACCGCGACCTCGGCCTCGTCCAGGATCAGCGCGGCGAGGTCGACCGAGGTCTCCGGGCGCTTGCCGCGGATCTCCTTGCCGAGCAGCCCCTTCACCGACGGGTACACGTAGAACGCGCCCTCCGGGGTCGGGCAGAGGACGCCCTCGATCTCGTTGAGCATCCGCACGATCGTCTGGCGGCGGCGGTCGAAGGCCTTGCCCATCTCCTTGACCGCGTCCAGGTTCCCGGAGACGGCGGCGAGCGCGGCCACCTGCGCCACGTTGGAGACGTTGGACGTGGCGTGCGACTGCAGGTTGGTCGCGGCCTTGACGACGTCCTTCGGGCCGATGATCCAGCCCACGCGCCAGCCCGTCATCGCGTACGTCTTCGCCACGCCGTTGACGACGATGCACTTGTCGCGCAGCTCCGGCAGGACGGCCGGGAGCGAGACGGCGGAGGCGTCGCCGTAGACCAGGTGCTCGTAGATCTCGTCCGTGAGGACCCACAGGCCGTGCTCGACGGCCCAGCGGCCGATCGCCTCGGTCTCGGCCTCGCTGTAGACGGCACCCGTCGGGTTCGAGGGGGAGACGAAGAGGACGACCTTGGTCTTCTCCGTGCGCGCCGCCTCCAGCTGCTCCACCGAGACCCGGTAGCCGGTGGTCTCGTCGGCGACGACCTCCACCGGGACACCGCCCGCGAGGCGGATCGACTCGGGGTACGTCGTCCAGTACGGCGCCGGGACGATGACCTCGTCGCCCGGGTCGAGGATCGCGGCGAAGGCCTCGTAGATCGCCTGCTTGCCGCCGTTGGTCACCAGGACCTGGGAGGCGTCGATCTCGTAACCGGAGTCGCGCAGCGTCTTGGCGGCGATCGCGGCCTTCAGCTCGGGCAGACCGCCGGCCGGCGTGTAGCGGTGGTACTTCGGGTTCTTGCAGGCCTCGACGGCCGCGTCGACGATGTAGTCCGGGGTCGGGAAGTCGGGCTCACCCGCGCCGAAACCGATCACCGGGCGCCCGGCGGCCTTGAGGGCCTTGGCCTTGGCGTCGACGGCGAGGGTGGCGGACTCGGAGATCGCACCGATCCGGGCGGAGACCCGACGCTCGGTGGGAGGGGTAGCAGCGCTCATACGGCCCATCGTCCCAGACCACGTCGAGGCCCGGCACACAGGTTTCAAGGACCGGACAGGACCGGTCATTACCGGTCGTACGCGCTTCCGACGGCAGGTCGGCGTGCTTTCTGTTCGACGTAGGGGCCCCTGACCACGTATGCTCACTCCTCGTTGGCCCGCACCGACCACATCTCACGATGCGGTACGTTTGGGGGCACCGACAAAGGGTCGTAGCTCAATTGGTAGAGCACCGGTCTCCAAAACCGGCGGTTGGGGGTTCAAGTCCCTCCGGCCCTGCTACACACACCGCCAGGTGTTGTGCGCATGTACGTACTTCATTGCACCGCCGTGCGGCTCCACCCGGGCGCGGCACGGCCGACCCGGAATCAGGTGAGAGATCGTGACGGACGCCGTAGGCTCCATCGACATGCCTGATGCCGACGACGAGACCGCAGAGTCGAAGAAGAAGTTCCGCAAGGGCGGGAAGCGCGGAAAGAAGGGC
This is a stretch of genomic DNA from Streptomyces sp. R44. It encodes these proteins:
- a CDS encoding amidohydrolase family protein; protein product: MSADSKQPQPPEDGAATTADSTSLLLSHARLTDGRTVDVKLVGGRIEAVGTAGSLPAAGARVDLSGYLLLPAAAEPHAHADTALSADTPGPVSYAPEEVQRRATEAALLQLGHGATALRAHVRIGDVQGLGPLEAVLQARRSLRGLADLTAVAVPRLLTGVAGADGLAMLRDAVKMGAGVVGGCPDLDPDPAGYVEAVLEVAAENGVPVDLHTDGDDPARLARLAAMAGGLRPGVTIGPCAGLSRLPSEAARRAADGLAAAGVTVVCLPQGGCGGTELRGAAPVRLLRAAGVRVAAGGGTLRDVANPVGRGDPLEAAYLLASLGGLSPQEAYGAVSAEARAVMGLPEVRVEAGFPAELLAVRGERLAGVLSLAYSRIVVHRGRVVARTSAVREYCDSAAALDLPRQARPERPPGPGSPQAGPDVRS
- the rpmG gene encoding 50S ribosomal protein L33 — its product is MAATDVRPKITLACVECKERNYITKKNRRNNPDRLEMKKHCPRCNSHTAHRETR
- a CDS encoding MaoC family dehydratase N-terminal domain-containing protein; the protein is MALDQSFVGRTYPPTAPYEVGREKIREFAEAIGDANPAYTDTEAAKALGHSDVIAPPTFVFAITFKAAGAVIEDPQLGLDYSRVVHGDQKFAYTRPVRAGDRLSVTSTIEAIKSLAGNDILDIRGEVHDASGEHVVTAWTKLVSRAPEGV
- a CDS encoding MaoC family dehydratase, whose product is MTAKIAYDEVEVGTELPAQTFPVTRATLVQYAGASGDFNPIHWNEKFAVEVGLPDVIAHGMFTMAEAIRVVTDWAGDPAAVVEYGVRFTKPVVVPNDDKGAEIEVSAKVAAKLDDRQVRVDITAMSAGQKVLGMSRAVVRLA
- a CDS encoding TetR/AcrR family transcriptional regulator translates to MVRMSAEERRESVIRAAMSEFSRGGYYGTSTEAIAKRVGVSQPYLFRLFPGKKAIFLAASERCISDTVRVFEEAAEGLSGEEALHAMANAYTRIIAEDPDRLLMQMQVYVTVAAAEAAGDHEFGEAVRAGWTVLWETVHLALGAEAEETTTFLAYGMLINTLVAMGFPPEHRVWEGFYPSARRLGRLEK
- a CDS encoding MFS transporter, which translates into the protein MTQPAARRGSAAWALVITSVAGFMAALDNLVVTTALPSIREDLGGALDDLEWTVSAYTLTFAVLLMFGAALGDRFGRRRLFVAGLAVFTGASAAAALAPGIDALIAARAVQGVGAAIMMPLTLTLLTAAVPAARRGMAFGIWGAVNGLAVASGPLIGGSLTEHISWQWIFWLNVPLGLALLPLARLRLAESHGAGARLDIAGTLLASGGLFGIVYGLIRGPIDGWTSASVLTGLIAGSALIGGFIHHGIHNKAPMLPMRLFRNRAFSGINAASLLMFLGMFGSIFLLSQYMQGVLGYSPTEAGLRMLPWTGMPMIVAPIAGALSDRIGGRPVVAAGLALQALGLAWFALVLTPDASYAVQLPALVVSGIGMALYFAPAANLVMSSVRPSEQGIASGANNALREVGGALGVAVMASIFAAQGGYESGQSFVDGLVPALWVGAGAVALGAAAVLFAPSRRQEARRKAEAQAEAQTEAGTESEGGKRRLIDA
- a CDS encoding NAD(P)-dependent oxidoreductase, producing MKLTVFGATGGIGQEVVRQALASGHEVTAVVRDPARLTATGTRLTVLRADLSDPEALRGAVAGRDAVLSGLGARTRADAGVAARLTRSVLTAMEAERTRRLLVVSAAPLGPVPDGQALVDKAVLAIINNVLKDVYADLRVMESDLAASEADWTSVRPPKLTNKPGTGRYRRVVGGTPSRGRSLARADVAHAMLAMIDDPATVRQGVGVAY
- a CDS encoding TetR/AcrR family transcriptional regulator produces the protein MEQRPTRTRIVDAARDLMRTAGLARTTTKEIAKAAGCSEAALYKYFSSKEELFLTVLNERLPQLAGLLGTLVADPGGRTVEENLTEVARQAALFYEQTFPVVASLYAEPQLKRRHEEAMRTYGSGPHKPIEGLAAYLRAEQRHGRISPDADPVAAASLLLGACVQRSFAWEMSPDRRPPDSLDHFARTLARTLLRGIG
- a CDS encoding adenosine deaminase, with the protein product MEHVRDLTLLPKAHLHLHFTGSMRPTTLIELADKYGVHLPEALSSGTPPKLRATDERGWFRFQRLYDIARSCLRAPEDIQRLVREAAQEDVRDGSGWLEIQVDPTSYAPHLGGLIPALEIILDAVDSASRETGLGMRVLVAANRMKHPLEARTLARLAVRFADRGVVGFGLSNDERRGMARDFDRAFAIAREGGLLAAPHGGELTGPSSVRDCLDDLRASRVGHGVRSAEDPRLLRKLAEKGVTCEVCPASNVALGVYEKHEDVPLRTLFEAGVPMALGADDPLLFGSRLAAQYEIARRHHGFTDAELAELARQSVRGSAAPEDVRAKLLAGIDDWIA
- a CDS encoding pyridoxal phosphate-dependent aminotransferase, whose protein sequence is MSAATPPTERRVSARIGAISESATLAVDAKAKALKAAGRPVIGFGAGEPDFPTPDYIVDAAVEACKNPKYHRYTPAGGLPELKAAIAAKTLRDSGYEIDASQVLVTNGGKQAIYEAFAAILDPGDEVIVPAPYWTTYPESIRLAGGVPVEVVADETTGYRVSVEQLEAARTEKTKVVLFVSPSNPTGAVYSEAETEAIGRWAVEHGLWVLTDEIYEHLVYGDASAVSLPAVLPELRDKCIVVNGVAKTYAMTGWRVGWIIGPKDVVKAATNLQSHATSNVSNVAQVAALAAVSGNLDAVKEMGKAFDRRRQTIVRMLNEIEGVLCPTPEGAFYVYPSVKGLLGKEIRGKRPETSVDLAALILDEAEVAVVPGEAFGTPGYLRLSYALGDEDLVEGVSRIQKLLAEARD